A DNA window from Streptomyces canus contains the following coding sequences:
- a CDS encoding roadblock/LC7 domain-containing protein — protein MSQAAQNLNWLITNFVDNTPGVSHTVVVSADGLLLAMSEGFPRDRADQLAAVASGLTSLTAGASRIFEGGSVAQTVVEMERGFLFLMSVSDGSSLAVLAHPECDIGLVGYEMALLVDRAGAVLTPDLRAELQGSLLH, from the coding sequence ATGAGCCAGGCGGCACAGAACCTCAACTGGTTGATCACCAACTTTGTGGACAACACCCCAGGGGTGTCCCACACCGTCGTCGTGTCCGCCGACGGCCTTCTGCTGGCGATGTCCGAGGGCTTCCCGCGCGACCGTGCCGATCAGCTGGCGGCCGTCGCTTCGGGGCTGACCTCGCTCACAGCGGGTGCCTCACGGATCTTCGAGGGCGGCAGCGTGGCCCAGACCGTCGTGGAGATGGAGCGGGGATTCCTCTTCCTCATGTCCGTCTCCGACGGTTCCTCGCTCGCGGTTCTCGCCCACCCGGAATGCGACATCGGCCTGGTCGGATACGAGATGGCACTGCTCGTCGACCGCGCGGGCGCAGTGCTCACGCCCGACCTGCGAGCTGAGCTGCAAGGCAGTCTGCTCCACTGA
- a CDS encoding DUF742 domain-containing protein → MTPPTASHDPYAEPYEDEGDQPLVRPYAMTGGRTRPRYQLAIEALISTTADPAALMGLLPEHQRICHLCREVKSVAEVSALLAMPLGVARILVADLAEAGLVAIHQPGGDENNGGAPDVTLLERVLSGLRKL, encoded by the coding sequence ATGACCCCGCCCACCGCCTCTCATGATCCGTACGCGGAGCCGTACGAGGATGAGGGCGACCAGCCGCTGGTACGGCCGTACGCGATGACCGGCGGCCGGACCCGGCCGCGCTACCAGCTCGCCATCGAGGCTCTGATCAGCACCACGGCCGACCCGGCGGCGCTGATGGGGCTCCTCCCCGAGCACCAGCGCATCTGCCACCTGTGCCGTGAGGTGAAGTCGGTCGCCGAGGTCTCGGCGCTGCTCGCCATGCCGCTCGGTGTGGCCAGGATCCTCGTCGCGGACCTCGCCGAGGCCGGACTGGTGGCCATCCACCAGCCGGGCGGCGACGAGAACAACGGCGGCGCTCCCGATGTGACGCTGCTCGAAAGGGTGCTCAGTGGACTTCGCAAGCTCTGA
- a CDS encoding GTP-binding protein, whose amino-acid sequence MDFASSDAGRATTSAKIVVAGGFGVGKTTFVGAVSEINPLRTEAVMTSASAGIDDLTHTGDKTTTTVAMDFGRITLDQDLILYLFGTPGQDRFWFMWDDLVRGAIGAVVLVDTRRLADCFPAVDYFENSGLPFVVALNGFDGHQPYAPEEVREALQIGPDAPIITTDARHRSDAKSALITLVEHALMARLR is encoded by the coding sequence GTGGACTTCGCAAGCTCTGACGCGGGGCGGGCCACCACCTCCGCGAAGATCGTGGTGGCGGGCGGCTTCGGCGTGGGCAAGACCACGTTCGTCGGCGCGGTCTCCGAGATCAACCCGCTGCGCACCGAGGCCGTCATGACGTCCGCGAGCGCGGGCATCGACGACCTCACCCACACCGGTGACAAGACGACCACCACGGTCGCCATGGACTTCGGCCGCATCACGCTCGACCAGGACCTGATCCTGTACCTCTTCGGTACGCCCGGTCAGGACCGCTTCTGGTTCATGTGGGACGACCTGGTCCGCGGCGCCATCGGCGCGGTGGTGCTGGTGGACACCCGGCGTCTGGCCGACTGCTTCCCCGCGGTCGACTACTTCGAGAACAGCGGTCTGCCTTTCGTCGTGGCCCTCAACGGCTTCGACGGGCACCAGCCGTACGCTCCCGAGGAGGTGCGCGAGGCCCTGCAGATCGGGCCGGACGCACCGATCATCACGACGGACGCCCGGCACCGGTCGGACGCCAAGAGTGCCCTGATCACGCTGGTCGAGCACGCCCTCATGGCACGTCTGCGGTAA